The Streptomyces sp. 135 sequence AGCCTGTACGTCTACGAACAGCGGGACAACGAGATCCTCCAGCGCGGCATCATCGGCGCGCTCCGCCTCTCCAAGGCCGAGGAAGGCGTCGTCCTGCCGCACGAGGACGTCATGCCGCACGTGGTCGAGGACCGCGCCGCCCTCATGCGGGCGACCTCCGCCAACCTGGAACCGCTCCTGCTGACCTACCGCAGCGACAGCGGCAGCACGAGCGGCGGCGGAGCCTCCGGCGCGATGGCCGTCATCGAACGCACAGCCGAGCGCGCGCCCCTCCTCTCGACGACCACCGAGGACGGCTTCCAGCACCGCCTGTGGTCCGTGACGGACCCGGCGGAGATCGCCGAGATCCAGTCAGATCTGGCCGCCCACCAGGCACTGATCGCGGATGGTCACCACCGCTGGGCGACCAACCTGCGCCTGCGCGCCGAGCACCCCTCGCCGAGCGCCTGGGACTACGGCCTGGTCCTGCTCGTCGACACCGCCCGCTATCCCCTGCGCGTCCGCGCCATCCACCGCTACCTCCACCGGCTGCCGGTGTCCGAGGCCCTCACCGCCCTCGGCGACTCCTTCCGCGTACGCACCGTCGAGGGCTCGCTGGGCGACGCACTCGACGCCCTGGCCGAGGCCGCCGCCAAGAGCAACGCCTTCGTCCTCGCGGGCGACGGCGCCTTCCACCTCGTCGACCGGCCCTCGCCGGACCTGCTCACCCGTACGATCCCGGGCGACTATCCCGAGGCCTGGCGCACCCTGGACGCGACGGTCCTGCACGCCACCCTGCTCGACCATGTGTGGCGCATCCCGGACGCCCCGGAACACATCGCGTACATCCACGACACGGCGGCGACCGTCGAGAAGGCCGAGCGCGACGGCGGCACGGCGATACTGATGCACCCGGTACGCGAGGAGGTCGTCCGCGCCCTGGCCCGCCAGGGCGTGACGATGCCCCGCAAGTCCACGTCGTTCGGCCCGAAGCCGGCCACGGGCCTGGTCCTGCGCG is a genomic window containing:
- a CDS encoding DUF1015 domain-containing protein; amino-acid sequence: MNTAGHTDAAGLDLIPFRGVRYVPEQVGSLAAVTSPPYDVVVRPDGLLHLESADPHNIVRLILPQATTPAARNQQAADTLHAWLREGILAPDAEPSLYVYEQRDNEILQRGIIGALRLSKAEEGVVLPHEDVMPHVVEDRAALMRATSANLEPLLLTYRSDSGSTSGGGASGAMAVIERTAERAPLLSTTTEDGFQHRLWSVTDPAEIAEIQSDLAAHQALIADGHHRWATNLRLRAEHPSPSAWDYGLVLLVDTARYPLRVRAIHRYLHRLPVSEALTALGDSFRVRTVEGSLGDALDALAEAAAKSNAFVLAGDGAFHLVDRPSPDLLTRTIPGDYPEAWRTLDATVLHATLLDHVWRIPDAPEHIAYIHDTAATVEKAERDGGTAILMHPVREEVVRALARQGVTMPRKSTSFGPKPATGLVLRALAF